The region CGCGCGGACGAGCGGCCGAGCTGCTTTCAAAGCTGAACCTCCCGAAAGAACTATGGTCCCTGCCGCCCGCCACCTTCTCTGGCGGCGAGCAGCAGCGCGTCAACATCGCCCGCGGCTTCATCACTGACCATAGAATCCTGCTCCTCGACGAGCCGACCGCGTCCCTTGACGCGAAGAACCGTGCCGTCGTCGTCGAGATGATTGCCGCGAAGAAAGCCGCCGGAACGGCGCTGGTCGGGATTTTCCACGACGAGGAAATCCGTGATGCGGTCGCCGATCGCATCATCGACGTTTCGGAGTTCTCGCCGAGGAAGCACGCCGCATGAGCCAGAAACTTGGGCTGGAAGCCGTCATTCATCCGACCGCCAGCGTCACGAACTCGACGCTCGGCCGCTACACGGAGGTCCACGAACGCTCTCGGCTCGACGAGGTCGAGTTCGGTGACTATTCCTACGTTATGCAGGACGGCTCGATCTGGTGCGCCACGATCGGCAAGTTCGTGAACATCGCCGCCGCCGTTCGCATCAATGCCACCAACCATCCGACTTGGCGCGCGACACTGCACCATTTCACCTATCGCGCGCCGATGTATTGGGAGGATGCCGAACCCGATCACGATCTCTTCGCCTGGCGCCGGCAGAACCGCGTGAAGATCGGCCATGACGTCTGGATCGGTCATGGCGCGACGATCCTGCCCGGCGTTAGCGTGGGCAATGGCGCAGTGATCGGCGCCGGCGCCGTCGTCTCCAGGGACGTTGCGCCCTACACGATTGTCGGCGGGGTGCCAGCCAAGCTCATCCGCGAGCGCTTCACGGCCGAGGTGGGCAAAGGCATGGATCGCCTCGCCTGGTGGGACTGGGACCACAATAAGCTGCGCCATGCGCTTGATGACTTTCGGCACCTGAGCGCCGAGGAGTTCCTGATGCGGCACGGCTGATGGAGCCTGAAAGGCGAAAAGGCGCGGTGGGAGGTCCGCGCCCTTTCTATGAGGAATCCCGCTACGAGCGTCAGGCCGACTACTCGGCCCCTCAGGCGTCGGCTTCCTTCAGGAATTCGGCGGCAACTCGGGCCGTCAGTGCCAGTGAGATCGCCCCCGCGTCCGGATGACCGATGCTCCTTTCGGCGAGCGGCCGCGCGCGGCCGAGCTTGGGCGTCAGGCTCGACGTGGCATCGGCTGCTTCCTTCGCCGCTTTCGCCGCGAGGTTCCATGCTTCGCTGAGCGGCTTGCCGGAAGCTGCCTGCTCCTCAAGAGTCTCGACGAACGGTACCAGCGCGTCGACGAGCGTCTTGTCACCGATACGGGCCCGGCCGAGACGTGTAACCCCATCAAGTGCCAGACGCGCACCCTTGATGATCGCCGCATCGCTCGCCCTCTCGTCGTCGCTGAAGGCATTGCTCCAGGAGCGGAGCGCAAGACCCCAGATCGCGCCCGAAGTGCCGCCGGCGCGGTCCGCCCAGGCGTCGCCCGCTGCCGCCAATACGCTTGCCGCCCCCGCGCCTGCGGCAACCGCCGCGTTCGCCGCATCGAACGCTGCTGCCGAACCGCGGCGCATGCCCTGGCCATGATCGCCGTCGCCGGCGATCGCATCGATGCGACCGAGTTCCTCTTCTGCATCCTTGAGTGCATCGGCGATCCTGCCGATCAGCCGGGCAATGCATTGGCCGCTGTCTCGCGAAGCCGAAGATGCCGGGCTGAAGGACTGCCGGCCCTCGGCTTCGATGATTTCCTCGGTCGCCGGTTCAGCGGCAATGATCATACCCTTGCGAAGCACCGGTGCATCGCAGGGCGCGCGCCAGAGCGCTTCCAGCTCTTCATCGAGCCAAAGAAGCGATAGAGAGCAGCCCTGCATATCGAGACTGGTGACGAACTCGCCGCACTCAGGATCGACAACTTCAAGACCTGCCTCTGCCAATTCCTTCGCGACCTTGGTCCAAAGCACGAAGAGTTCTTCGTACTTTGTCGAGCCGAGACCGTTCAGCACCGCCGCGACTTTGCTGGTGCCGGCCAGCCGTTCCGCCAGCAGCTTGCCGGTGAGGAGCTTCGCGAGCTCGCCTGCCGTCGCGATCTTCTCTTCGCTGATACCCGGCTCGCCATGAATGCCGAGACCAAGCGCCATCTGGCCCTTCGGAACGGTGAAAAGCGGCCCGGCCGCACCCGGCAGCGTGCAACCCCCAAAGGCGACGCCGAACGAAACCGTCCGCTCGTTAGCAAGGCGCGCCAACCGCTCCACCTCATCGAGCGACTTGCCGGCCTCGGCCGCCGCCCCGGCGATCTTGAAGACCACGAGGTCACCGGCAATACCGCGGCGCCTGTCGGGCGTTTCGACCGGAGCGCTTGCGACATCGTCCGCCACCGGCAGCACGCGCACGTCGATGCCCTCGCCACGGAGGCGCTCGGCTGCAAGACCGAAGTTCAGCACGTCGCCGGCATAGTTGCCGAAGCCGAGCAGCACGCCGCCACCCTGATCCGCGTGGCGGCAAACGCGGGCAACCGCCGCCGTCGAGGGCGAGGCGAAGACATCGCCGGCAACTGCCGCATCCGCAAGTCC is a window of Sinorhizobium numidicum DNA encoding:
- a CDS encoding DapH/DapD/GlmU-related protein translates to MSQKLGLEAVIHPTASVTNSTLGRYTEVHERSRLDEVEFGDYSYVMQDGSIWCATIGKFVNIAAAVRINATNHPTWRATLHHFTYRAPMYWEDAEPDHDLFAWRRQNRVKIGHDVWIGHGATILPGVSVGNGAVIGAGAVVSRDVAPYTIVGGVPAKLIRERFTAEVGKGMDRLAWWDWDHNKLRHALDDFRHLSAEEFLMRHG
- a CDS encoding dihydroxyacetone kinase family protein encodes the protein MTTIFDAPEDFATTALAGFYAIHARNARLVKGGVVRSTKVPRGKVAVVIGGGSGHYPAFAGYVGPGLADAAVAGDVFASPSTAAVARVCRHADQGGGVLLGFGNYAGDVLNFGLAAERLRGEGIDVRVLPVADDVASAPVETPDRRRGIAGDLVVFKIAGAAAEAGKSLDEVERLARLANERTVSFGVAFGGCTLPGAAGPLFTVPKGQMALGLGIHGEPGISEEKIATAGELAKLLTGKLLAERLAGTSKVAAVLNGLGSTKYEELFVLWTKVAKELAEAGLEVVDPECGEFVTSLDMQGCSLSLLWLDEELEALWRAPCDAPVLRKGMIIAAEPATEEIIEAEGRQSFSPASSASRDSGQCIARLIGRIADALKDAEEELGRIDAIAGDGDHGQGMRRGSAAAFDAANAAVAAGAGAASVLAAAGDAWADRAGGTSGAIWGLALRSWSNAFSDDERASDAAIIKGARLALDGVTRLGRARIGDKTLVDALVPFVETLEEQAASGKPLSEAWNLAAKAAKEAADATSSLTPKLGRARPLAERSIGHPDAGAISLALTARVAAEFLKEADA